The Geotalea uraniireducens Rf4 genome window below encodes:
- a CDS encoding IS701-like element ISGur14 family transposase, whose product MTTEIVFPGIEEYMAPYYGYFHRSESRELAECYLAGLLMDGERKSVEPMSEKVNASERSMQRLLSTAKWDDQLVAEQFRRSMLDVTSDPQGILVLDDTGFPKKGYDSVCVARQYCGASGKTDNCQIGVSMTYVGRDVAWPYAMELFVPESWDQQNDDCTAKRKKAHMPESVHHKSKWRMALDFVDLARKDNVPHRAVLADSWYGNIPEFRKELESRSENYILGAYSNTPVFLEEPVFEIAPVKEHKRGRPRTRPKVVSTNPEPVKLSVLGESIADDAWQRLELRLNSKDKPLVAEAVSMRVWPAHGWRQGNHHEQVWLLIERRPLNLGGYELRYFFSNMPQHLATIDLARLYHERYWIEHGYQQLKEELGLDHHEGRSWSGWHRHVLLTSLAYGYLTLLRLQQKKQKSATARSNWIQKKSTLANDALF is encoded by the coding sequence ATGACAACAGAGATCGTTTTCCCCGGCATCGAAGAATATATGGCTCCCTATTATGGCTATTTCCATCGGTCAGAGAGCCGTGAACTGGCAGAATGTTACTTGGCCGGCCTGCTCATGGACGGTGAGCGCAAGTCAGTTGAACCCATGTCAGAGAAGGTAAACGCATCTGAACGAAGTATGCAGCGCCTCCTTTCGACTGCCAAATGGGACGATCAACTTGTTGCTGAGCAATTCCGCCGTTCCATGCTTGACGTCACTTCCGACCCGCAGGGGATCCTGGTTCTTGATGATACCGGGTTCCCTAAGAAAGGGTACGACAGTGTATGTGTTGCCCGGCAATACTGCGGTGCATCAGGCAAGACTGACAACTGTCAGATTGGCGTAAGCATGACGTATGTCGGCAGAGATGTCGCCTGGCCATATGCCATGGAACTGTTCGTCCCGGAATCCTGGGATCAGCAAAATGATGATTGCACCGCAAAGCGTAAAAAGGCTCACATGCCGGAGTCAGTGCACCATAAGTCAAAATGGCGCATGGCACTTGATTTTGTTGACCTGGCCCGAAAAGACAATGTTCCCCATCGTGCAGTCCTTGCTGACAGCTGGTATGGCAACATTCCGGAGTTTCGCAAGGAGCTTGAGTCCCGCAGTGAAAATTACATCCTGGGAGCTTACTCCAACACCCCGGTATTTCTTGAGGAGCCGGTCTTTGAAATTGCGCCAGTCAAAGAGCATAAGCGAGGGCGTCCACGAACTCGCCCTAAGGTAGTCTCCACAAACCCCGAACCGGTCAAGCTGTCGGTACTGGGCGAAAGCATTGCCGATGATGCATGGCAACGGCTAGAATTGAGGCTCAATTCCAAGGACAAGCCACTTGTTGCAGAGGCCGTCTCAATGAGAGTGTGGCCGGCTCACGGATGGCGGCAGGGCAATCATCATGAACAAGTCTGGCTCCTGATAGAGCGCCGCCCCCTGAACCTGGGTGGATACGAGCTTCGCTATTTCTTCAGCAATATGCCGCAGCATCTGGCAACGATTGACCTTGCCCGCCTCTACCATGAACGTTATTGGATAGAGCATGGCTATCAACAGCTAAAGGAAGAGCTTGGCCTTGATCACCATGAAGGGCGCTCATGGAGCGGATGGCATCGACATGTGCTCCTGACGTCCCTGGCATATGGCTATCTGACACTGTTGCGTTTGCAGCAAAAAAAACAGAAGA
- a CDS encoding class I SAM-dependent methyltransferase: MSNPKPVGDLLYGRITFCKEFLKHPRQIGSIIPSSCFLKRRIVDIAGICSAKTIVELGPGSGGTTQAILRAAPSYARLLSIEVNPHLHSLVCSIEDNRLIAHLGDCHGLKEILSMYRLGAPEVIISGIPFSTMSNISGTQIIEEISTVLAPGGRFVAYQVSNRVAKLCRPFLGKEKMEVELFNIPPMRVYWWEKHDACPSDKGSSPFP, translated from the coding sequence ATGTCAAACCCGAAGCCAGTTGGTGACTTGTTGTACGGCCGGATCACCTTTTGTAAAGAATTTCTGAAACACCCTCGACAGATCGGGTCGATCATACCAAGCTCTTGCTTCCTTAAACGCCGCATTGTTGATATCGCCGGGATCTGTTCGGCCAAGACCATCGTGGAGCTTGGTCCCGGAAGTGGGGGCACGACTCAGGCAATACTGCGTGCAGCACCATCGTATGCCAGGCTCCTCAGCATCGAAGTCAATCCTCATTTACATTCCTTGGTATGCAGCATCGAGGACAATCGACTCATCGCGCATCTCGGTGACTGCCACGGGTTAAAGGAAATACTTTCGATGTATCGGCTCGGCGCCCCGGAAGTAATAATTTCCGGTATTCCATTTTCCACCATGAGCAACATCTCAGGAACTCAAATTATTGAGGAGATCTCTACAGTGCTTGCCCCAGGGGGACGTTTCGTGGCGTACCAGGTGAGTAATCGGGTTGCCAAGCTATGTCGGCCCTTTCTCGGAAAGGAGAAGATGGAGGTAGAACTCTTCAATATACCGCCGATGCGAGTTTATTGGTGGGAAAAGCACGATGCCTGCCCATCGGATAAGGGTTCTTCCCCGTTTCCCTGA
- a CDS encoding OmpP1/FadL family transporter → MNKKLTCTIVAGAILGMTAPSFGAGFRISDQGAKSMSMANAFAAQADDPSALAFNPAGIAFLKGSQVQVGSTTVLVPQTEFTGTTRLSGSTTVTEKANRDIFIAPTFYVTTSLESVPLSFGLGVNSFFPLAKRWDAGGNFRDSIQEIEIKPINFQPTLAYRFDALKLALAAGLDITYAMASLQKVAYSPFPPPSGPYTALGNMGVDATAVGLGYNVGAQWKPLRQLTFGAAYRSQVKLKLEGDANFAATTAGAAITGPGTTRGTAKLDITLPDVLTLAVAWKPIESLTLEFDAERTGWSSYDKFAPSFGGKLAPLSTSEAKNWEDVWAYRFGTQFAATKSLDLRAGYAYDISPTPDATIGPELPDADRHNITFGLGLHNDYAAFDMGYMFVHFVDRTVSNAKQTGEYKSDAHLFGVSITTKF, encoded by the coding sequence ATGAACAAGAAACTGACGTGTACCATCGTTGCAGGAGCCATTCTGGGAATGACGGCCCCATCATTTGGCGCAGGATTCCGGATCAGCGACCAGGGGGCCAAAAGCATGTCCATGGCCAACGCCTTCGCCGCACAGGCCGACGACCCATCTGCCTTGGCGTTCAACCCGGCAGGTATCGCATTTCTGAAGGGGAGCCAGGTCCAGGTCGGGTCAACCACCGTCCTCGTACCGCAAACCGAGTTCACCGGCACGACAAGGCTCAGCGGGAGCACGACGGTCACCGAAAAAGCCAACCGTGACATCTTCATCGCGCCCACCTTTTACGTTACTACTTCGCTGGAATCGGTCCCCCTTTCCTTCGGCCTGGGGGTCAACTCTTTCTTCCCCTTGGCCAAGCGATGGGACGCCGGTGGCAACTTTCGGGACAGTATCCAGGAAATCGAAATTAAGCCGATCAACTTCCAGCCGACCCTGGCCTACCGTTTCGACGCCCTGAAGCTGGCTCTCGCCGCGGGCCTGGACATCACCTACGCCATGGCCTCTTTGCAGAAGGTCGCCTACTCTCCATTTCCACCGCCTTCCGGGCCATATACGGCACTGGGCAACATGGGCGTTGATGCCACGGCCGTGGGGCTGGGATATAACGTTGGCGCGCAGTGGAAACCTCTCCGGCAACTCACCTTTGGCGCCGCTTACCGGAGCCAGGTCAAACTAAAGCTGGAAGGTGATGCAAACTTTGCCGCCACAACAGCAGGCGCAGCAATTACAGGCCCCGGGACGACGAGAGGTACTGCAAAACTCGATATTACCCTGCCGGACGTCCTGACGCTCGCCGTAGCCTGGAAACCGATCGAGAGTCTTACCCTGGAATTCGATGCAGAGCGGACGGGCTGGAGTTCCTACGATAAGTTTGCTCCGAGTTTTGGCGGCAAGCTTGCGCCTCTGAGCACAAGTGAAGCCAAAAATTGGGAGGACGTCTGGGCCTACCGCTTCGGGACCCAGTTTGCCGCTACCAAAAGCCTCGACCTGCGCGCAGGTTATGCCTACGACATAAGCCCCACCCCCGACGCGACCATCGGCCCCGAACTCCCCGACGCCGACCGCCATAACATCACCTTTGGCCTGGGGCTGCATAATGACTATGCTGCGTTTGACATGGGCTACATGTTCGTGCATTTCGTCGACCGCACCGTCTCCAATGCGAAACAGACCGGCGAGTACAAGAGCGATGCTCACCTGTTCGGGGTAAGCATCACCACCAAGTTTTAG
- a CDS encoding AMP-dependent synthetase/ligase, with protein MQDIPFLSVPDMLRQNAARFQGKLALKYRKQGKFVTLSYAEFYERALMAARGLKKCNVKPGERVAILSENRAGWVIADMGILTVGGVTVPIYPTNTPEQIEYVLNHSEARIVFVSSKFQYSKLLRIRETIPKVELVVSFERFLGEPELPVCTFYQLSEIDLPVTESEKKQLEAGIDCIGPTDLLTLIYTSGTTGVPKGVPLTHRNILFDAFYTSRKAVVLRECEVHLSFLPLSHVLERTIGYYMMIMNGSMMAFADSIEKVPENMMEVKPTVMVSVPRLFEKIYSRIFENVHQMSVVKRKLFHWAIEVGKKYVEARYIEKRTSPLLAFKYNVADRLVFGKLRERFGGNMRLFCSGGAPLDKTINEFFWIIGLPILEGYGLTETSPAVSFNNFDQVRFGSVGTALEHTEIKTAEDGELLIRGPQIMTGYYKEPAATGESLQDGWFKTGDIGYIENGFVYITDRKKELIITAGGKNIAPQPLENELKLDKYISSAFVYGDRKPYLTALLVPNMERLLEFAREKHIDYYDMDDLVIHEPVTRLMEQRLAEINSHLPQYESIKKFVLLPRDFSIDGGELTPTLKLRRKVIYEKYKDKIEGMYVENGN; from the coding sequence ATGCAGGATATCCCTTTTTTGTCAGTTCCCGACATGTTGAGGCAAAATGCCGCCAGGTTTCAGGGGAAGCTTGCCCTGAAGTACCGCAAGCAGGGAAAGTTTGTCACGCTGAGTTACGCGGAGTTTTATGAACGGGCTCTGATGGCCGCCCGTGGCCTGAAGAAGTGCAATGTGAAACCGGGGGAGAGGGTTGCGATCCTCTCAGAGAACCGTGCCGGGTGGGTTATTGCCGATATGGGGATCCTCACTGTCGGCGGCGTGACCGTGCCGATCTATCCGACGAACACACCCGAGCAGATCGAGTACGTGCTGAATCATTCGGAAGCCCGTATTGTTTTTGTTTCCAGCAAATTTCAGTACTCAAAGCTTCTCAGGATACGGGAAACAATTCCTAAAGTGGAATTGGTGGTTTCGTTCGAGCGTTTTCTGGGTGAGCCGGAGTTGCCGGTCTGCACCTTCTATCAGCTCTCGGAAATTGACCTCCCGGTTACCGAAAGTGAAAAAAAGCAGCTTGAGGCCGGTATTGACTGCATCGGCCCCACTGACCTCCTTACCCTGATTTACACCTCCGGCACAACCGGCGTGCCGAAGGGGGTGCCGCTTACCCACCGCAATATTCTCTTCGATGCCTTTTATACCAGCAGAAAAGCAGTGGTGCTTCGCGAATGCGAGGTTCACCTCAGCTTCCTCCCCTTGAGCCACGTTCTTGAAAGAACAATCGGCTATTACATGATGATCATGAACGGCTCGATGATGGCTTTTGCCGACAGTATTGAAAAGGTCCCGGAAAACATGATGGAAGTCAAACCAACAGTGATGGTAAGCGTGCCGCGGCTCTTCGAAAAGATCTACTCGCGCATTTTCGAAAACGTGCATCAGATGTCTGTTGTGAAAAGGAAACTGTTCCATTGGGCGATTGAGGTAGGCAAGAAGTATGTGGAAGCAAGGTATATCGAGAAGAGAACTTCTCCCTTACTGGCATTTAAGTACAACGTGGCAGACAGGCTCGTCTTCGGCAAATTGCGGGAGCGGTTCGGCGGGAACATGAGGCTGTTCTGCTCGGGTGGCGCGCCGCTTGACAAGACGATCAACGAATTCTTCTGGATTATCGGCCTTCCTATCCTGGAAGGGTATGGTCTGACCGAGACCAGTCCGGCGGTCAGCTTTAACAATTTTGATCAGGTCCGGTTCGGCTCCGTGGGAACAGCGCTTGAGCACACGGAAATAAAAACGGCCGAGGATGGCGAACTGCTGATCCGGGGGCCGCAGATCATGACCGGTTATTACAAGGAACCGGCGGCAACCGGTGAGTCGTTGCAGGATGGCTGGTTCAAAACGGGAGATATCGGCTACATCGAGAACGGTTTTGTCTATATAACCGACCGCAAAAAAGAGCTGATAATCACAGCAGGGGGGAAAAATATAGCCCCCCAGCCCCTGGAGAACGAACTCAAGCTGGACAAGTACATTTCCTCGGCATTTGTATATGGTGACCGGAAGCCTTACCTTACCGCCCTGCTCGTACCAAATATGGAGCGGTTGCTGGAATTTGCCAGGGAAAAGCATATCGATTATTACGATATGGATGACCTGGTCATCCACGAGCCGGTCACCAGGCTGATGGAGCAGAGGCTCGCCGAAATCAACAGCCATCTGCCCCAGTATGAGAGCATAAAGAAGTTTGTGCTGCTCCCACGCGACTTTTCCATTGACGGGGGGGAGCTTACCCCGACCCTCAAGCTGAGGCGGAAGGTTATTTACGAGAAATACAAGGATAAGATCGAAGGAATGTATGTCGAGAACGGGAATTGA
- a CDS encoding 3-hydroxyacyl-CoA dehydrogenase/enoyl-CoA hydratase family protein, with product MKQINKAAVLGSGVMGATIAAHLANAGIQVLLLDIVPREPSDAETAAGLTLADRAVRNRIAQAGLDGLLKMKPAPFFIPGYASYIEVGNFEDDMARLKECDWVIEVVIENMEIKKKLFSEKVAPNMKDGAVLSTNTSGLSVNEMAESLPDNIRKNFLVTHFFNPPRYMRLLEIVSCRYTDPAVAEKMAAFIGKRLGKGIVYAKDTPNFIANRIGVYAICNCVRNMMAMEMTVEEVDKIAGPATARPKSAAFRTADLVGIDTLQHVANNSYELLVNDEERELFRFPDFIREMVGKGLLGNKSKQGFFKKAKGEKCSTIFFYDYKSGEYVEAQNPKFASVEAAKSIDDPAKRLQAVITGTDKAAQFAWKNMRDTLIYTFNRIPEIADDIVNIDNAMKWGFNWELGPFEMLDAIGVGYFVERAEKDGAPVPAGLKAVEQFYKFADGKNYYYSLADKSYREIARKAGHVNLSVLKRSGGMVEKNSGASVVDLGDGVFCLEFHTKMNAIGNEILSMVHKGIKRSEEEGVGLVIANEGGLFSAGANLMLLVMGIAEGAYDEIAMTVKNFQKAMMAIKYSKIPVVAAPHNLTMGGGCETCLHADAMNPYAETYMGLVEIGVGLLPAGGGTKEMAIRAIKLAEEYDMDPTPFIFKNFMNIAMAKVSMSAAELNQMGFMRQGDAVAMDMDTRIFDAKLKVIALAANYRPGRPLIDLKAPGRGIAASIKSQLWNMRMGGFISEYDEFLGKTIADVITGGDVPAGTLITEDYLLELEREAFVRLCGQKKTLDRIQNMLKKGKTLRN from the coding sequence ATGAAACAGATCAATAAGGCGGCCGTGCTGGGGTCAGGTGTTATGGGAGCGACCATTGCAGCCCATCTGGCCAATGCCGGAATTCAGGTGCTGCTCCTTGACATAGTGCCGAGGGAGCCGAGCGATGCGGAGACGGCGGCAGGTCTTACCCTGGCTGACCGCGCTGTCCGGAACAGGATCGCCCAGGCCGGTCTGGACGGACTTCTCAAGATGAAGCCGGCGCCGTTCTTTATCCCCGGCTATGCATCGTACATCGAGGTGGGCAACTTCGAGGACGACATGGCGCGGCTCAAGGAGTGCGACTGGGTCATCGAAGTGGTCATCGAGAACATGGAGATCAAGAAGAAGCTCTTTAGCGAAAAGGTGGCCCCCAACATGAAAGATGGGGCTGTTCTCTCCACCAATACCAGCGGCCTTTCCGTTAACGAGATGGCGGAAAGTCTGCCGGACAACATCAGGAAGAACTTCCTGGTTACCCATTTCTTCAATCCGCCCCGCTACATGCGTTTGCTGGAGATCGTTTCCTGCCGCTACACCGATCCGGCTGTTGCGGAAAAGATGGCGGCGTTCATCGGCAAACGGCTGGGAAAGGGGATTGTCTACGCCAAGGACACACCCAACTTCATCGCCAACCGGATCGGCGTGTATGCCATCTGCAACTGTGTGCGGAACATGATGGCGATGGAGATGACCGTCGAGGAGGTCGACAAGATTGCCGGTCCGGCAACCGCCAGGCCAAAGAGCGCGGCTTTTCGCACGGCGGATCTGGTGGGCATCGACACACTGCAGCATGTGGCGAACAACTCCTACGAGCTCCTGGTGAACGACGAGGAGCGCGAGCTCTTCCGTTTCCCTGATTTTATCCGGGAAATGGTCGGGAAGGGGCTCCTGGGGAATAAGAGCAAGCAGGGTTTCTTCAAGAAAGCCAAGGGGGAAAAGTGTTCGACCATTTTCTTTTACGACTACAAGAGCGGTGAGTACGTGGAGGCGCAAAATCCGAAATTTGCCTCCGTGGAGGCGGCAAAATCCATCGACGATCCGGCCAAGCGTCTCCAGGCCGTTATCACCGGCACGGACAAGGCTGCCCAGTTTGCCTGGAAAAACATGCGGGACACCCTTATCTACACATTCAACCGGATCCCGGAAATTGCCGACGATATTGTCAATATCGACAACGCCATGAAGTGGGGGTTCAACTGGGAACTCGGCCCCTTCGAAATGCTGGACGCCATCGGTGTCGGCTATTTCGTGGAGCGGGCCGAAAAGGACGGGGCGCCGGTTCCAGCCGGACTCAAGGCGGTTGAACAGTTCTATAAATTTGCCGACGGCAAAAACTACTATTACAGCCTTGCTGACAAAAGCTATCGGGAAATAGCCCGGAAGGCCGGCCATGTAAACCTCTCTGTCCTCAAGAGAAGCGGCGGGATGGTGGAGAAAAATAGCGGCGCCTCCGTGGTGGATCTGGGGGACGGGGTCTTCTGCCTGGAATTCCATACCAAGATGAACGCCATCGGCAACGAGATCCTTTCCATGGTCCACAAAGGGATCAAGCGGTCGGAAGAAGAAGGGGTGGGACTCGTTATCGCCAACGAGGGTGGGCTGTTTTCTGCCGGCGCCAACCTGATGCTGCTGGTGATGGGGATTGCCGAAGGGGCCTATGACGAGATCGCCATGACGGTGAAAAACTTCCAAAAGGCGATGATGGCAATCAAATACTCCAAGATCCCCGTGGTTGCGGCTCCCCACAACCTGACCATGGGTGGCGGATGCGAGACCTGTCTCCATGCCGACGCGATGAATCCATATGCGGAAACCTACATGGGATTGGTGGAGATCGGGGTAGGGCTTCTGCCGGCCGGCGGGGGAACCAAGGAGATGGCCATCCGCGCCATTAAACTGGCCGAAGAGTATGACATGGACCCTACTCCTTTCATCTTCAAGAACTTTATGAATATCGCCATGGCCAAGGTAAGCATGTCTGCGGCCGAACTCAACCAGATGGGCTTCATGCGCCAAGGCGACGCCGTTGCCATGGATATGGATACGCGGATCTTTGACGCCAAGCTGAAGGTCATTGCCCTGGCTGCCAACTACCGCCCGGGCAGGCCGCTGATCGACCTGAAGGCGCCCGGTCGGGGGATTGCCGCCAGCATCAAGTCCCAGCTCTGGAACATGCGCATGGGGGGCTTCATCTCCGAGTACGATGAGTTCCTGGGCAAGACCATTGCCGACGTCATCACCGGCGGCGATGTCCCGGCCGGGACCCTGATCACCGAAGACTACCTCCTGGAGTTGGAGCGTGAGGCGTTTGTCCGGCTCTGCGGGCAGAAAAAAACCCTCGACAGGATTCAGAACATGCTGAAGAAGGGTAAAACGCTGCGCAATTAG
- a CDS encoding thiolase family protein, with protein sequence MRNAYILAAFRTPGCKAKKGKFKDVRPDDLAAVAIRGLLEKTGIDPLAVEDIIMGCAFPEGEQGMNMARVAAMKAGVPYQVPAQTVNRFCSSGLQSIASAAERIMAGFSDCIIAGGSESMSMVPMGGNKYSANPGLVASWPESFASMGITAELVAEQYTVSREEQDFFAAESHRKAAAAIAQGKFAEEILPVEVESCALVNGKMKRSKELVTVDDGVRGETTRHGLGKLKPAFSATGTVTAGNSSQMTDGAAAVLVVSEEFLKKCGKVPIGRFVSFAVRGVPPEIMGIGPIEAIPAALKLAGLKLEDIGLYELNEAFAAQSIACVKTLGIDPARVNVNGGAIALGHPLGCTGAKLTTSLLHEMQRSNTRYGVVSMCIGGGMGAAGIFEKM encoded by the coding sequence ATGAGAAACGCATATATTTTAGCTGCCTTTCGTACCCCCGGTTGTAAGGCTAAAAAGGGGAAATTCAAGGATGTGCGGCCTGACGACCTGGCTGCGGTAGCAATCAGAGGCCTTTTGGAGAAAACAGGAATAGATCCCCTCGCTGTTGAAGACATCATCATGGGGTGTGCATTTCCGGAAGGGGAGCAGGGGATGAACATGGCAAGGGTGGCGGCCATGAAGGCCGGCGTCCCTTACCAGGTGCCGGCCCAGACCGTCAACCGGTTCTGCTCTTCCGGATTGCAGAGCATTGCTTCTGCTGCTGAGCGAATCATGGCCGGTTTCAGTGACTGCATCATTGCCGGCGGCTCGGAAAGCATGAGCATGGTTCCCATGGGGGGCAATAAATACAGTGCCAACCCTGGGCTGGTAGCGTCCTGGCCGGAGTCGTTCGCCTCCATGGGGATCACCGCCGAATTGGTTGCCGAGCAGTACACGGTTTCCCGCGAGGAGCAGGATTTCTTTGCTGCGGAGAGCCATAGAAAGGCAGCCGCAGCCATAGCGCAGGGGAAATTCGCAGAGGAAATCCTGCCGGTTGAAGTGGAAAGCTGCGCTCTGGTGAACGGCAAGATGAAACGGAGTAAGGAGTTGGTCACCGTTGATGACGGTGTGCGTGGTGAAACGACCCGGCATGGGCTCGGCAAGCTGAAGCCGGCGTTCAGCGCCACCGGGACGGTAACGGCAGGGAACTCATCCCAGATGACCGACGGCGCCGCAGCGGTGTTGGTGGTGTCGGAAGAGTTCCTGAAAAAATGCGGTAAAGTGCCCATTGGCCGCTTTGTTTCGTTCGCAGTGCGCGGTGTGCCGCCGGAAATCATGGGAATCGGCCCCATCGAGGCGATCCCGGCAGCCCTCAAGCTGGCGGGGCTCAAGCTGGAGGATATCGGACTGTACGAGCTGAACGAAGCGTTTGCCGCCCAGTCCATTGCCTGCGTGAAAACCTTGGGGATCGATCCGGCCCGGGTTAACGTCAACGGCGGCGCCATAGCCCTCGGCCACCCCTTGGGGTGCACCGGCGCAAAACTGACCACGTCGCTCCTTCATGAGATGCAGCGCAGCAATACCCGCTATGGCGTCGTTTCCATGTGCATCGGCGGCGGGATGGGCGCAGCGGGAATTTTCGAGAAGATGTAA
- a CDS encoding acyl-CoA dehydrogenase family protein, with protein sequence MAAKIFKGAEYLITEVLKDEVFTPEDFTDEQKQIAETTEQFVVKEVAPHREEIEHQNFDLVVELMQKCGELGLLMIDAPEEYGGLELDKATSMLAAEKISSAGSFSVAYSAHTGIGTLPLVYYGTTEQKEKYLGKIISGEWVAAYCLTEPDSGSDALGAKTTATLSADGKYYLLNGTKQFITNGSFANLYTIFAKIDKEHFTAFLVERTTEGLSVGAEEQKLGIKGSSTTQIILENAKVPVENVLGEIGKGHKIAFNVLNVGRFKLGAGVTGAAKYALAEGIRYANMRKQFGVPIGTFGAIKEKIANLSAAVFAAESLVYRLAGLIDHKLATIPKDTSNYYDVYQKGIEEYAIECAIAKVFCSEVLSDVVDEVVQIHGGYGFIQEYPAEGFYRDERINRIFEGTNEINRLLIPGILLGRAMKGEIPLQREVMKALEALMTPSFDEIDDSVPFAAEKVLLQNLKKAFLVLAGSAVQKYMDKIKDEQEILMAVADVAINIFALESAVLRAEKILGTLSDGKKTSVTAAVKVLAFDAVEKISTAAKRAAYYIEEGDNLTMVLGGIRRFTKYDASGLLQAKRHLADVALEAEKYIF encoded by the coding sequence ATGGCAGCAAAAATTTTCAAAGGCGCCGAGTACCTGATAACGGAAGTGTTGAAGGATGAAGTCTTCACACCGGAGGATTTTACCGACGAACAGAAGCAGATAGCAGAAACAACCGAGCAGTTTGTCGTCAAGGAAGTTGCGCCCCACCGGGAAGAGATCGAGCACCAAAACTTCGACCTGGTGGTTGAGCTCATGCAAAAGTGCGGCGAGCTGGGTCTACTGATGATCGACGCGCCGGAAGAGTACGGCGGACTCGAATTGGACAAAGCAACCAGCATGCTGGCGGCCGAAAAAATCTCCTCAGCCGGCTCCTTTTCCGTTGCCTATTCGGCCCATACCGGTATCGGCACGCTGCCGCTTGTCTATTACGGGACAACGGAACAGAAGGAGAAATATCTCGGCAAGATAATCAGCGGCGAGTGGGTTGCCGCCTACTGCCTGACGGAGCCCGATTCGGGGAGTGACGCCCTGGGGGCCAAGACCACCGCCACCCTCTCTGCGGACGGAAAATATTACCTCCTGAACGGCACCAAGCAGTTCATCACCAATGGCAGCTTCGCCAACCTCTACACCATTTTCGCCAAGATCGACAAGGAGCATTTCACCGCCTTTCTCGTCGAGCGGACCACCGAAGGTCTGTCCGTCGGAGCCGAGGAGCAGAAGCTCGGGATCAAAGGCTCTTCGACCACCCAGATCATCCTGGAAAATGCCAAGGTGCCGGTGGAAAATGTGCTGGGAGAAATCGGCAAGGGGCATAAGATCGCCTTCAACGTACTCAACGTGGGGCGCTTCAAGCTGGGCGCCGGGGTGACCGGCGCAGCCAAGTACGCACTGGCCGAGGGGATCAGGTACGCCAATATGCGCAAGCAGTTCGGAGTACCGATCGGTACGTTCGGCGCCATCAAGGAAAAGATCGCCAATCTGTCCGCTGCCGTTTTTGCCGCGGAATCCCTCGTCTACCGCCTGGCCGGGCTGATTGACCATAAGCTGGCAACCATTCCCAAGGATACCTCCAATTACTACGATGTGTACCAGAAAGGTATAGAGGAGTACGCCATCGAGTGTGCCATTGCCAAGGTCTTTTGTAGCGAGGTGCTGTCCGACGTGGTGGACGAGGTCGTCCAGATCCATGGCGGCTACGGTTTCATCCAGGAGTATCCGGCGGAGGGTTTTTACCGTGATGAGAGGATCAACCGGATCTTCGAGGGGACCAACGAGATCAACCGCCTCCTCATACCGGGAATACTGCTCGGCAGGGCAATGAAGGGGGAGATCCCGCTGCAGCGTGAAGTGATGAAGGCCCTTGAGGCGCTGATGACCCCTTCCTTCGATGAAATCGATGACTCCGTGCCCTTTGCTGCGGAAAAGGTCCTGCTCCAGAACCTGAAAAAGGCCTTCCTCGTCCTTGCCGGTTCGGCCGTGCAGAAGTATATGGATAAAATCAAGGATGAGCAGGAGATCCTCATGGCTGTGGCAGATGTGGCCATCAATATCTTCGCCCTGGAAAGCGCCGTTCTCCGTGCCGAGAAGATCCTCGGAACGCTGAGCGACGGCAAAAAAACTTCTGTCACGGCAGCCGTAAAGGTGTTGGCCTTTGATGCCGTCGAGAAGATTTCCACGGCGGCGAAACGGGCTGCCTACTACATTGAAGAAGGGGACAATCTTACCATGGTGCTCGGCGGGATCAGAAGGTTCACCAAGTACGATGCATCAGGGCTTCTCCAGGCCAAACGGCACTTGGCTGATGTTGCTCTTGAAGCGGAAAAATATATATTTTAA